In Fusarium oxysporum f. sp. lycopersici 4287 chromosome 4, whole genome shotgun sequence, a genomic segment contains:
- a CDS encoding hypothetical protein (At least one base has a quality score < 10) — MGVTNKKTITKTRRKTRDVDQVKADLMSPKHLKQFMETKAAEDLPGLGRHYCVECSKWFDTDATLVSHQKGKPHKRRVKQIAEGPYTQQEAEAAVGLRTDNGDRKRTFVDQDNDVAMDA; from the exons ATGGGTGtcacaaacaagaaaacaatCACCAAGACAAGGCGCAAGACTCGAGACGTCGACCAGGTCAAGGCCGACCTCATGTCACCCAAGCATCTGAAGCAATTCATGGAGAcaaaggctgctgaggacCTTCCCGGCCTTGGGCGTCACTACTGTGTTGAGTGCTCCAAATGGTTCGATACGGATGCTACTCTGGTCTCGCATCAAAAGGGAAAGCCTCATAAGAGAAG AGTCAAGCAGATCGCCGAAGGACCATACACTCAACAGGAGGCCGAAGCTGCCGTCGGCTTGCGAACAGACAACGGCGACCGAAAGCGCACATTTGTCGACCAAGATAACGATGTTGCCATGGACGCCTAA